A stretch of Blautia liquoris DNA encodes these proteins:
- a CDS encoding RAMP superfamily CRISPR-associated protein, translating to MNKTETQSNKICERLCVKITASLDAPLLIGSGEEEHTDADVVVNEQGQPYIPGSALAGAMRRYMCGIDDDEIPVGMGKKMTPADWLFGAPKNGEAGEVDDRQSRIFVYDAQLLDDAKIQIRDGVKLDENKTAVAMGKYEMEIVERGASLVLRFEIIEREEWLEIFESKEKIQEKNMAWIQWLLHGFDSGELRLGGRNNRGFGKIAIKDVYVKVFDMSKAYQTWLNWDWNQPHAFQGAQRIEIVNKNQLEHCLEIPLSIPGTLLVRSYKTSFSRENGQADYVQLTVGGEGKQAVIPGSSWAGAFRSHLVKIIREMGADSGFEKTQKMLEPLFGSWISGEEKEQDLKPSRLVFEETLVEGGHGLPTARNAIDRFTGGTVQGALYEEIPWVQGSGLLRIRWRKDRISDEKDLTEAAICGVLLWAIKDLQAGFFAVGGETAVGRGICMEPKRPLSIKYDGQELKEKRQEEYMQEAAQWVQGSKKQNARRNANGRM from the coding sequence ATGAATAAGACAGAAACGCAAAGCAATAAGATATGTGAACGCTTATGTGTGAAAATAACAGCTTCTCTGGATGCCCCACTTTTGATTGGCTCCGGGGAAGAGGAGCATACAGATGCAGATGTAGTCGTGAATGAACAAGGACAGCCATACATACCTGGGAGTGCTTTGGCCGGGGCTATGCGCAGATATATGTGCGGGATAGATGACGATGAGATTCCTGTGGGCATGGGAAAAAAGATGACGCCAGCAGATTGGCTGTTCGGTGCTCCTAAGAATGGGGAGGCAGGAGAAGTCGATGATCGCCAGAGTAGAATATTTGTCTACGATGCCCAACTATTGGATGACGCTAAGATTCAGATTCGGGATGGGGTAAAGCTGGACGAAAATAAAACCGCAGTTGCCATGGGAAAGTATGAAATGGAAATTGTCGAGCGGGGTGCATCGCTTGTTCTTCGATTTGAGATTATTGAACGGGAAGAATGGCTGGAGATCTTTGAGAGTAAGGAAAAGATACAGGAAAAAAATATGGCATGGATTCAATGGCTGCTGCATGGATTTGACAGCGGAGAGCTTCGGCTGGGGGGCAGGAATAACCGCGGTTTTGGCAAAATAGCGATAAAAGATGTGTATGTCAAGGTGTTTGACATGAGTAAAGCGTATCAGACATGGTTGAATTGGGACTGGAACCAGCCACATGCTTTTCAAGGAGCACAGCGGATAGAGATTGTGAATAAAAATCAGCTGGAGCATTGTCTGGAAATACCGCTGAGCATTCCCGGTACACTCCTCGTTCGTTCCTATAAGACCTCGTTTAGCCGCGAGAATGGACAAGCAGACTATGTCCAATTGACAGTAGGCGGAGAAGGAAAACAGGCAGTGATTCCCGGCAGCAGCTGGGCAGGAGCATTTCGCAGCCATTTGGTTAAAATCATCCGGGAAATGGGAGCGGATTCCGGCTTTGAGAAAACACAGAAGATGCTGGAACCCTTATTCGGAAGCTGGATCAGTGGTGAAGAAAAGGAACAAGACTTAAAACCATCTCGACTTGTTTTTGAAGAAACCTTAGTAGAGGGAGGACATGGACTGCCAACAGCCAGAAATGCGATTGACCGATTTACCGGGGGTACGGTTCAGGGTGCGTTATATGAAGAGATCCCCTGGGTGCAGGGGTCCGGATTGCTTCGCATTCGCTGGCGAAAAGACCGAATATCCGATGAGAAGGACCTCACAGAAGCTGCTATATGTGGAGTGCTGCTCTGGGCAATCAAGGATTTGCAAGCAGGTTTTTTTGCTGTGGGTGGAGAAACGGCAGTGGGAAGAGGAATCTGTATGGAACCGAAAAGACCTCTGTCAATTAAATACGATGGACAGGAACTGAAAGAGAAGAGACAAGAAGAATATATGCAAGAAGCAGCACAATGGGTACAGGGTTCTAAAAAACAAAATGCCAGGAGGAATGCAAATGGACGGATGTGA
- the csx19 gene encoding type III-D CRISPR-associated protein Csx19, which yields MDGCETLTELSEIEAKNQISSQFQQPANIYAVLDDAVCFGIFQYDKFLIAPTEKKKLAELDWKYLRELRVFEENQELLLLPEETGSNRWTGRIRRDSSEILNGDNIIKEKQKLWGHLEGSYRAEGVVWSLLKSERGTRIWIPWEMKEKEAAICVYKYLQIPDESEVQCSQNDIRMVGFCSWGGGNANE from the coding sequence ATGGACGGATGTGAAACCTTGACAGAGCTCTCTGAAATAGAGGCCAAGAATCAGATTAGCAGTCAATTCCAGCAACCTGCAAACATATATGCTGTGCTTGACGATGCAGTTTGCTTCGGGATATTTCAGTACGATAAATTTTTAATCGCGCCAACCGAAAAGAAAAAATTAGCAGAGTTAGATTGGAAATACCTGCGGGAACTTCGTGTTTTTGAGGAGAATCAGGAGCTGCTTTTGCTGCCGGAAGAAACGGGTTCTAACCGATGGACAGGCAGAATACGGCGGGATTCCTCCGAGATTTTAAATGGCGACAATATCATCAAAGAGAAGCAAAAACTTTGGGGGCATTTAGAAGGCAGCTATCGGGCAGAAGGTGTAGTATGGAGCCTCCTGAAATCGGAGCGGGGAACCCGGATATGGATTCCGTGGGAAATGAAAGAAAAAGAGGCCGCAATTTGTGTATACAAGTATCTACAGATTCCGGATGAATCAGAGGTACAGTGTAGCCAGAATGATATTCGAATGGTCGGCTTTTGCTCATGGGGAGGAGGAAATGCAAATGAATAA
- a CDS encoding Cas10/Cmr2 second palm domain-containing protein, whose amino-acid sequence MSYILAKFDVSGIQDYIFATNRLQENAGASYQVTRVLDEFLIDTCDEVLGEEAVVDEGPEETSLRLPGKESSEAEILYIGGGNAMVLFRNRGTYEEVRKKLTYKVMKDCQGIYLAVACIETELKDFLKDREKLDTQLAQVKRRMVRIPNYSPFPVVEQDNDTHQPITAISIRKNASGDSVEYITEIQRQKREGYELISRNKNLFPELENGQRYKYPKEMEVLSKRRGEDSTIAVVHIDGNGMGNRMHQILTKNRNYDKAIPALRKESQEIAKLFRESYQEVLQELVQWQVDNKPRTNINQEDKELLLPLRPILMDGDDFTFLCTAELAVPMAAGFIKKLMDRQKGREEIITACGGIAFVHSHFPFRIAYSIAEESCARAKKSWYQRHQSKEQQVFGYLDFQVIKGSELTWQTEDTRWKNRPYMIPLKETQRDKNSLKSLIHTLDAMQSWPSGRLHKIYAALQRGDSSMQLLEREFESRGYHLEKLTQGRWEESPLFDALELQGLCQTDLLKRFTDIARCK is encoded by the coding sequence ATGAGTTACATATTGGCGAAGTTTGATGTCAGCGGAATTCAGGACTATATTTTTGCGACAAACCGTCTGCAGGAAAATGCCGGCGCATCTTATCAGGTGACTCGTGTTCTGGACGAGTTCCTGATAGATACATGCGACGAAGTATTGGGGGAGGAAGCCGTGGTGGATGAAGGGCCAGAGGAGACAAGTTTGCGTCTGCCAGGGAAAGAGAGTAGCGAAGCCGAAATCCTGTATATTGGCGGCGGTAATGCAATGGTATTATTCCGCAACAGGGGTACGTATGAAGAGGTGAGAAAAAAGCTGACCTATAAAGTCATGAAAGATTGTCAGGGCATCTATCTGGCGGTTGCATGTATCGAGACGGAGCTGAAGGATTTTTTAAAAGACAGAGAGAAGTTAGATACGCAGCTGGCGCAAGTCAAGCGCCGCATGGTGCGAATACCAAACTATTCTCCATTTCCCGTAGTCGAACAGGATAATGATACCCACCAGCCAATTACTGCGATATCCATTCGGAAAAATGCCAGTGGCGACAGCGTCGAATACATCACGGAAATTCAGCGCCAAAAAAGGGAAGGTTACGAGCTTATCAGCCGAAACAAAAATCTGTTTCCGGAGTTAGAGAATGGACAACGCTATAAATATCCGAAAGAAATGGAGGTGCTTTCCAAACGGCGTGGAGAGGACAGCACAATTGCGGTTGTTCACATTGATGGCAATGGTATGGGGAACCGCATGCATCAGATTCTAACGAAAAACAGAAATTATGATAAGGCAATTCCCGCCTTGCGCAAAGAATCGCAAGAGATTGCGAAACTTTTTCGTGAAAGTTATCAAGAGGTGCTGCAGGAATTGGTGCAATGGCAAGTGGATAATAAGCCGCGGACGAATATAAATCAAGAGGATAAAGAATTGCTGTTGCCGTTGCGGCCAATTCTCATGGACGGCGATGACTTCACATTTCTGTGCACGGCAGAACTGGCTGTCCCGATGGCAGCGGGCTTTATCAAGAAACTGATGGACAGGCAGAAAGGCAGGGAAGAGATCATCACAGCCTGTGGCGGAATTGCCTTTGTCCATAGTCATTTTCCATTTCGAATTGCCTACTCTATTGCGGAGGAATCCTGCGCAAGGGCTAAGAAAAGCTGGTATCAAAGGCATCAAAGTAAAGAACAACAGGTTTTTGGGTATCTGGATTTTCAGGTGATAAAGGGAAGTGAACTGACCTGGCAGACAGAGGATACCAGATGGAAAAATCGTCCATATATGATCCCTCTAAAGGAAACGCAAAGGGATAAAAATTCACTGAAATCTCTCATACATACGTTAGATGCGATGCAGAGTTGGCCATCAGGGAGATTACATAAAATCTATGCTGCACTCCAAAGAGGAGATTCCTCCATGCAACTGTTAGAACGTGAATTTGAGTCGAGGGGCTATCACCTGGAGAAACTGACCCAAGGAAGATGGGAAGAATCCCCGCTCTTTGATGCATTGGAGCTGCAGGGATTGTGTCAAACAGACTTGTTAAAGCGTTTTACAGATATAGCGAGGTGCAAATAG
- a CDS encoding TIGR03986 family type III CRISPR-associated RAMP protein, with protein sequence MNKEERFVNPYNFIPFERKCERSKPEINRNDCYTGYFDCKITLLTPLFIPNTSSDTRLVCESDRKEAAKRSEEDGKNVEEEFKGYDFFSYDDWSGEKAIDDLKEAYPPKEPIIPGSELRGTLRSVYEAAFNGCMSSVSSERILSRRSNDVMKPGILMEKKEQGDKVGKKSGWILKPCKKVGITFRQCSGEYENWKEGQEIWFKPRGRGNICDNYEVIEESTYAEPKEGGKERYERAQWKKEKYFKGWLHKGEPIKGKCHESIFYSPDKARENVLSCDVDALKKLKQEYGTSRYNEYKVDPKGTLVYYNRKGEHIYLSPACIGREIFTKSITDLLEKNGGYMPCTGSGDKLCPACQIFGMLENTGKHVSYSYASKVRITDAKLIQPAVDRDKLFDAPLVLPELGEPKPGCVEFYTESPYELTEEKAHSDKYIENREGYWTYDYKDVGKINHVPLEKNQPKLRGRKFYWHSNPDCKSIREKTGEKLSAMKVRIRPMKKNNQPLFCFRVYFEQLNKQQLQQLKWTLDFEDRNCAHKLGRAKPLGFGSVKIQVDALVLREIDFKTGIWREKVQDIKTFFPNPIWNNKNRTNLKLIADWENKPDNVRYPCVKTAKNANADGGDDAAGYEWFAQNKGKMRFPSFMKVLPKVAEDALKDLESGKALDMLDRK encoded by the coding sequence ATGAATAAAGAGGAGAGATTTGTAAACCCTTATAACTTTATTCCGTTTGAAAGGAAATGTGAACGCAGCAAACCGGAGATAAACAGAAACGATTGTTATACAGGGTATTTTGACTGCAAGATAACGCTTTTAACACCGTTGTTTATTCCGAATACTTCATCTGATACAAGGCTGGTATGTGAAAGTGATAGAAAGGAAGCAGCGAAACGTTCAGAAGAAGATGGGAAGAATGTGGAAGAGGAATTCAAAGGCTATGACTTTTTCTCGTATGACGATTGGTCAGGGGAAAAGGCAATAGATGATTTAAAAGAGGCTTATCCTCCCAAAGAGCCGATTATTCCAGGCAGTGAACTTAGGGGAACGCTGCGCAGTGTATATGAGGCTGCATTCAATGGGTGTATGTCGTCTGTATCATCAGAACGGATACTCTCCAGGAGATCGAATGACGTTATGAAGCCGGGTATTCTGATGGAAAAGAAGGAACAAGGGGATAAGGTAGGTAAGAAGAGTGGGTGGATTCTAAAACCTTGTAAGAAAGTTGGAATTACATTTCGACAATGCTCCGGAGAATATGAAAATTGGAAGGAAGGGCAGGAGATATGGTTTAAGCCCCGAGGAAGGGGAAATATATGTGATAATTATGAAGTGATTGAAGAAAGCACTTATGCAGAGCCTAAAGAAGGTGGAAAAGAAAGATACGAAAGAGCGCAATGGAAAAAGGAAAAATATTTTAAGGGATGGCTTCATAAAGGCGAGCCTATAAAAGGAAAATGCCATGAATCTATTTTTTACAGTCCTGATAAAGCTAGAGAAAATGTTCTTTCTTGTGATGTCGATGCATTAAAAAAACTAAAACAAGAATATGGTACGTCTAGGTATAATGAGTATAAAGTGGATCCAAAGGGGACGCTTGTCTATTATAATCGAAAAGGAGAACATATTTATCTATCTCCTGCCTGTATTGGGAGGGAAATATTCACTAAATCTATTACGGATTTATTGGAAAAGAATGGCGGGTATATGCCATGTACAGGGAGTGGGGATAAATTATGTCCGGCATGTCAGATATTTGGAATGTTGGAGAACACAGGGAAGCATGTTTCCTATTCCTATGCTTCTAAAGTGCGGATAACAGATGCTAAGTTAATTCAACCAGCAGTGGATCGTGACAAACTATTTGATGCTCCTCTAGTTCTTCCGGAATTAGGAGAACCTAAGCCGGGCTGCGTTGAGTTTTATACAGAATCTCCTTATGAACTTACAGAAGAGAAAGCTCATAGCGATAAATATATAGAGAACAGAGAGGGCTATTGGACTTATGATTATAAAGATGTGGGAAAAATAAATCATGTTCCACTGGAGAAGAACCAGCCAAAACTGCGTGGTCGGAAGTTTTATTGGCACAGTAATCCAGATTGTAAAAGCATAAGAGAAAAAACAGGGGAAAAACTTAGTGCTATGAAAGTCAGGATAAGACCCATGAAAAAAAATAATCAGCCTCTATTTTGCTTTCGTGTATATTTTGAACAGCTGAATAAGCAGCAACTACAGCAGCTAAAATGGACACTGGATTTTGAGGATAGGAATTGTGCCCATAAATTAGGTCGTGCAAAGCCTCTGGGATTTGGCAGTGTAAAAATTCAAGTGGATGCACTTGTACTTCGGGAGATTGACTTTAAAACAGGTATTTGGAGAGAAAAGGTTCAAGATATAAAAACATTTTTCCCAAATCCTATTTGGAATAATAAAAATCGAACTAACCTGAAGTTAATAGCAGATTGGGAAAATAAACCTGATAATGTGAGGTATCCCTGCGTTAAAACAGCAAAAAATGCGAACGCAGATGGAGGGGATGATGCAGCGGGCTATGAGTGGTTTGCACAAAATAAGGGGAAGATGCGATTCCCTAGTTTTATGAAGGTTCTTCCAAAAGTAGCTGAGGATGCTTTGAAAGATTTGGAATCCGGTAAAGCATTGGATATGTTAGATAGAAAATAA
- the cas6 gene encoding CRISPR system precrRNA processing endoribonuclease RAMP protein Cas6: protein MFEFMKTFTVRANYECRKDGILPGYLGSTIRGILGHCIRETYCQEKDKKCFLCERREDCMYVRCFNNTGGEAGAVNPYNIYVHGQGKEKWEKGDTCVFDLTLLGTATEYAEVYLAALIDAEKKGWGAARLPFRLIHVTDSKSGKMLYARGKSWLHNLNPTILSIEERNASYACINFDTPLRIVSSGKLLRNLPFDVLIQFLSRRMSLITQKYTDVCLEWDTEMMLQQAAQIRIADESWREVPFSRYSINQKTGKLELDAIFGWVLYEGDLSCFVPLLEAGKYVHIGKGATIGFGHYEVFYDS from the coding sequence TACGCGGAATTTTGGGTCATTGTATCCGCGAGACTTATTGTCAGGAGAAAGACAAAAAATGTTTTCTATGTGAGAGACGAGAAGACTGTATGTATGTCCGCTGTTTTAATAACACAGGTGGGGAAGCCGGTGCGGTGAATCCATATAACATCTATGTGCATGGACAGGGGAAAGAAAAGTGGGAGAAAGGTGATACTTGTGTTTTTGACCTCACACTGCTGGGCACCGCAACAGAATATGCAGAGGTCTATCTGGCAGCACTGATTGATGCAGAAAAAAAAGGGTGGGGCGCTGCCCGACTGCCATTCAGGCTCATTCATGTTACAGATTCAAAATCCGGGAAAATGCTCTATGCCAGAGGAAAAAGCTGGCTTCACAACTTGAATCCAACGATACTATCAATTGAGGAGAGGAATGCCTCATATGCCTGTATAAATTTTGATACGCCGCTCAGAATAGTTTCCAGTGGAAAGCTGCTGCGGAACCTGCCATTTGATGTGTTGATTCAATTTCTGAGCCGGAGGATGTCACTGATCACGCAGAAGTACACCGATGTCTGCCTGGAATGGGACACGGAGATGATGCTCCAACAGGCAGCACAGATTCGGATTGCTGATGAAAGCTGGAGGGAAGTTCCCTTTTCCAGATATTCGATAAATCAAAAAACTGGAAAACTAGAACTCGATGCGATTTTCGGTTGGGTTTTGTATGAGGGGGATTTATCCTGCTTTGTGCCACTTCTGGAGGCGGGAAAATATGTTCACATCGGGAAAGGAGCAACTATTGGTTTTGGGCACTATGAGGTGTTTTACGATTCATAA
- a CDS encoding DUF6602 domain-containing protein, whose product MCAKEKSEKKTVSYETVLKSLGDNYVEIERSIVNQLLLEVPNHHLTTGTYREKVWQELFEMVIPKKYRMEQSVFIIDSFGNISKEVDLAIFDELYTPYIFNYGKIKFIPIEAVAAVVQCKSRNPDEEGLDKWVESINGLITSFDSVARQATAMTDNLSELLKEIEPRKKVTQTATRPIEILCMLEGEDAMEKYEEYFDIILSSKYSDKREDNKLCKLIPNSCRSLKEWNTALNHSFMNGSMGKGDIDYRQKKIAEIENDRPHILEDLKVLKGNPKEENVILSLVFQLNQLLMIINNPMLFPHRAYANRFSKILQGKEQTKDKQSKEKK is encoded by the coding sequence ATGTGTGCAAAAGAAAAGAGTGAAAAGAAAACGGTCAGTTATGAAACTGTACTGAAATCATTAGGAGACAACTATGTGGAGATTGAACGGTCGATTGTGAATCAGTTATTGCTGGAAGTGCCCAATCACCACCTGACAACAGGAACTTACCGGGAAAAGGTATGGCAGGAATTGTTCGAAATGGTGATTCCGAAAAAGTATCGCATGGAACAAAGCGTATTTATTATTGATTCTTTTGGTAATATATCTAAAGAGGTCGATTTGGCAATTTTTGATGAACTCTATACACCGTATATATTCAATTACGGAAAAATCAAATTTATACCAATTGAAGCCGTGGCAGCAGTGGTTCAGTGTAAAAGTAGGAATCCAGATGAAGAAGGACTTGATAAGTGGGTAGAATCAATTAATGGTCTGATAACATCGTTTGATTCCGTAGCCAGACAGGCCACTGCTATGACGGATAATTTAAGTGAGTTGCTAAAGGAAATAGAACCTCGGAAAAAAGTAACACAGACAGCAACGCGCCCTATTGAAATATTATGTATGCTTGAGGGTGAGGATGCTATGGAAAAATATGAGGAGTATTTTGATATAATATTATCGTCAAAGTACTCTGATAAAAGAGAGGATAACAAATTATGCAAATTAATACCAAATTCTTGTCGGAGTTTAAAAGAATGGAACACTGCGTTAAATCATTCATTTATGAATGGAAGTATGGGCAAGGGAGACATAGATTATCGTCAGAAAAAAATAGCGGAAATTGAGAATGATCGACCACATATCCTTGAGGATTTGAAAGTTTTGAAAGGTAACCCAAAGGAGGAAAATGTAATTCTCTCGCTGGTTTTCCAACTGAATCAATTGCTGATGATTATCAATAACCCGATGCTTTTCCCTCATCGTGCCTATGCGAACAGATTCAGTAAAATCTTACAAGGGAAAGAGCAAACAAAGGATAAGCAGTCAAAGGAGAAAAAATAA
- a CDS encoding RAMP superfamily CRISPR-associated protein translates to MKRWNLKIELMSYFCTTDGENAPGLIHDKTALDHGIPYIPAKRIKGCLLEAAKEMADNDEIEQEMLPRIFGRPGQEQGEGIRLGDGYLCRIPGYLLKQETDVEISREEYLAFQKIMEKNSEFSADWLEEIFTRRQTRTALEESQIAEKHSLRTIQVVPAGMVFNCPIEGELEEKEKDILCWCAKGMRHMGLGISRGMGEVHCVLEEIKETKTCEQSREPTEQFPLEAEVSLSYEIELQMPVVLAADAESGSDYIPASTIAGALAGMYIQRHSLGKDAHTDAGFRRIFLRDGVQFGHAFFKKENLEYYPCPRVIALVKEHPEQWLYIMDDVSAEVRRKKISGQIAFPNGKENTIAIASPRKEIHFHHARPENRGIAHPLNDRVKNSEENMGQFFQYTALSKGQTFSGTWIGKWADLRDLIECLKEHQYTLMLGRSRTAEYGRARIHTGDLTVLDHKNKTTRGKQWLLWLVSPLVYRKQDGMYATGFEPLLKDLEEKLECNITSSKEMCDYTVLGGYNSKWRLPAKTYPALAPGSVLCIETDRDITAEEIEQQRWGMLTGKGCGQVKVEPMEHWRKLEQVKEDSLKKCRGGLVETAPKAEQKQNGEKSVLLDVCLEYKEKRCQEEQDKDAALQELEEHDKGNDFLPASSAISVLEHLARTLDAKQKSQIDKILDKEADKIQNEEKKNMIQKFLNPCNGKSNAFITCYLDAAKWRARNRETGLNQEERVNE, encoded by the coding sequence ATGAAGCGATGGAATTTAAAGATTGAATTAATGAGTTATTTCTGTACAACAGATGGCGAAAATGCACCGGGGCTGATTCATGACAAGACGGCTCTGGACCATGGGATTCCTTATATTCCGGCAAAGCGTATCAAAGGCTGCCTGCTGGAAGCTGCAAAGGAGATGGCGGATAATGATGAGATTGAACAGGAGATGCTGCCACGCATATTTGGCAGACCAGGACAGGAACAGGGTGAGGGGATTCGTCTGGGCGATGGATACTTATGCCGGATTCCGGGATATCTTTTAAAGCAGGAGACAGATGTAGAGATTTCGAGAGAGGAGTATCTTGCATTTCAAAAGATAATGGAAAAAAATTCAGAGTTTTCTGCTGACTGGCTGGAAGAGATCTTTACCAGAAGGCAAACACGAACTGCGCTGGAGGAATCCCAAATTGCGGAGAAACATTCGCTGCGAACGATTCAGGTGGTTCCGGCCGGTATGGTTTTCAATTGTCCGATTGAAGGAGAACTCGAAGAGAAAGAAAAAGACATCTTGTGTTGGTGTGCAAAAGGAATGCGCCATATGGGACTTGGCATTTCCAGGGGGATGGGAGAGGTTCACTGTGTACTGGAAGAAATCAAAGAAACGAAAACATGTGAGCAATCGCGTGAGCCGACTGAACAATTCCCACTCGAAGCAGAGGTAAGCCTGTCCTATGAGATTGAGCTTCAGATGCCGGTGGTTTTAGCGGCAGACGCTGAGAGTGGAAGTGACTATATTCCGGCCAGCACGATAGCGGGTGCATTGGCAGGAATGTATATTCAGAGACATTCACTGGGAAAAGATGCTCATACGGATGCTGGATTTCGAAGAATCTTTCTACGAGACGGCGTACAGTTTGGCCATGCGTTTTTTAAAAAAGAAAATCTGGAATATTACCCCTGTCCTAGAGTCATAGCACTGGTAAAGGAGCATCCGGAGCAGTGGCTTTATATTATGGATGATGTTTCGGCGGAAGTGAGACGTAAGAAAATATCCGGACAGATTGCTTTTCCGAACGGAAAGGAGAATACAATAGCAATTGCATCACCTCGAAAAGAGATTCATTTTCACCACGCAAGACCGGAAAATCGGGGGATTGCACATCCGCTCAATGACAGAGTTAAGAACAGCGAAGAAAACATGGGTCAATTTTTCCAGTATACGGCGTTGTCAAAAGGACAGACATTTAGCGGAACTTGGATTGGCAAGTGGGCTGATCTTCGGGATTTAATAGAATGTCTAAAAGAACACCAGTACACCTTGATGTTGGGCAGGTCAAGAACCGCCGAATATGGGCGTGCAAGAATTCATACTGGAGATTTGACTGTATTGGATCATAAGAATAAAACGACGAGGGGAAAGCAGTGGTTACTGTGGCTGGTAAGTCCCTTGGTTTATAGAAAACAGGACGGAATGTATGCGACCGGGTTTGAACCGCTGTTGAAAGATCTGGAAGAAAAACTAGAATGCAACATTACGTCATCGAAAGAGATGTGCGACTACACCGTCTTGGGCGGATACAACAGTAAATGGAGACTTCCTGCAAAGACATATCCCGCTTTAGCACCTGGGAGCGTGCTATGTATAGAGACAGACCGGGATATTACCGCAGAAGAAATCGAGCAGCAGCGGTGGGGAATGTTGACTGGAAAGGGCTGCGGACAAGTGAAAGTGGAACCGATGGAACACTGGAGAAAACTCGAACAAGTGAAGGAGGACTCTCTAAAAAAATGCAGAGGAGGTCTTGTGGAAACGGCTCCAAAAGCCGAACAGAAACAGAACGGGGAGAAATCTGTATTGCTGGATGTTTGTTTGGAATATAAAGAGAAGCGATGTCAAGAAGAGCAGGATAAGGATGCAGCATTGCAAGAGCTGGAAGAACATGATAAGGGAAATGATTTTCTACCGGCATCATCGGCTATTTCGGTATTGGAACATTTAGCCAGAACATTGGATGCAAAACAGAAATCTCAGATAGATAAAATATTAGATAAGGAGGCAGATAAGATTCAAAATGAGGAAAAAAAGAATATGATTCAAAAATTTCTGAATCCTTGTAATGGAAAATCAAATGCGTTTATCACGTGTTATTTGGATGCTGCAAAGTGGAGAGCGCGCAATCGGGAGACAGGCTTGAATCAGGAGGAGAGAGTCAATGAATAA